A genomic segment from Candidatus Zixiibacteriota bacterium encodes:
- a CDS encoding sulfite exporter TauE/SafE family protein: protein MELYLYPLVIAAGFLAGFINTFAGSGSLITLPMLIFLGLPANIANGTNRIAIIMQNAVAVGSFGQQKVLDVRRGVILAIPAVIGALVGAQIAVSLDEMMMRRVIGVLMLVMLVIVLARPRRWLEGRPERLQNRPGWIQMLIFFAIGIHGGFIQAGVGIFLLAGLVLSAGYELVRANAVKLLIVLCFTPIALAVFIYNGHVQWYAGLILGIGNMLGAWVASRMAVRRGAVFARWMLIAVLVIASAFLLGLRDMIGL, encoded by the coding sequence AGCGGCTCGCTTATCACCCTTCCCATGCTCATCTTTCTGGGTCTTCCCGCCAACATCGCCAACGGCACCAACCGAATCGCCATCATAATGCAGAACGCGGTCGCTGTCGGAAGTTTCGGTCAGCAGAAAGTGCTCGATGTCCGTCGCGGCGTGATACTTGCTATCCCGGCAGTAATCGGCGCTCTGGTGGGTGCGCAGATTGCGGTGAGCCTCGATGAGATGATGATGCGCCGGGTGATCGGCGTACTTATGCTTGTCATGCTGGTGATAGTGCTGGCAAGGCCGCGACGATGGCTCGAAGGCCGGCCGGAGAGACTGCAAAACCGTCCCGGCTGGATTCAGATGCTGATCTTTTTCGCGATCGGGATTCACGGCGGATTTATTCAGGCCGGGGTTGGTATTTTTCTTCTGGCGGGTCTGGTGCTCAGCGCCGGTTATGAACTGGTGCGAGCCAATGCTGTCAAGCTGCTGATCGTGCTTTGCTTCACTCCGATAGCTCTCGCGGTGTTCATCTACAACGGCCATGTTCAATGGTACGCCGGGTTGATTCTCGGAATCGGCAACATGCTGGGGGCGTGGGTTGCCTCGCGGATGGCTGTGAGGCGCGGGGCTGTTTTCGCCCGATGGATGCTGATCGCGGTGCTGGTGATCGCCTCGGCGTTCCTATTGGGCCTGCGCGACATGATCGGGCTGTGA